In Pectobacterium aroidearum, the following are encoded in one genomic region:
- a CDS encoding sigma-70 family RNA polymerase sigma factor: MTQLTSFWSDFYQTHQGWLRGWLCKKMGCIHHADDLTHDTFLKLLTLADPIAIRQPKAYLMVTANHVMIDQFRKRKLEQDALSALAVLVDGEEEHSAEYRVAISQLVATALHILTHELDEKIQRAFIMARVEGHDYRTIAEALHVSESSVKQYLAKAMVHFHSRIFFQEYDEA; this comes from the coding sequence ATGACGCAGCTAACTTCTTTCTGGAGTGATTTTTACCAGACCCACCAAGGATGGCTGCGGGGATGGCTTTGTAAAAAAATGGGCTGCATTCATCATGCAGATGATCTTACCCATGACACCTTCCTAAAACTCCTGACGCTTGCCGACCCTATCGCTATCCGACAGCCTAAGGCTTATCTGATGGTGACGGCGAATCACGTCATGATCGATCAGTTCCGTAAGCGTAAACTGGAACAAGATGCGTTATCTGCATTAGCGGTATTAGTTGATGGGGAAGAAGAGCATTCTGCGGAATATCGTGTTGCGATAAGTCAGCTTGTGGCGACGGCGCTGCATATTCTGACCCATGAGTTAGATGAAAAGATACAGCGTGCGTTTATTATGGCGCGTGTGGAAGGGCACGATTATCGGACGATTGCTGAGGCGCTGCACGTGAGCGAAAGTAGCGTAAAGCAATATCTGGCGAAAGCGATGGTGCATTTCCATAGTCGGATTTTTTTCCAGGAATATGATGAAGCGTAA
- a CDS encoding GNAT family acetyltransferase produces MEIRIFRQDDFEAVITLWERCDLLRPWNDPEMDIERKLNHDPDLFLVAEVNGEIVGSVMGGYDGHRGSAYYLGVHPDFRGRGIANALISRLEKKLIARGCPKIHLMVREDNDAVIGMYEKLDYEIVDSVTLGKRLIEDREY; encoded by the coding sequence ATGGAAATCCGCATATTCAGGCAGGATGACTTTGAAGCCGTGATCACCCTCTGGGAACGCTGCGATTTGCTGCGCCCATGGAACGATCCTGAAATGGACATCGAACGTAAGCTTAATCACGACCCCGATCTATTTCTGGTCGCAGAGGTGAACGGCGAAATCGTGGGATCGGTGATGGGCGGTTACGACGGTCACCGTGGTTCGGCATACTATCTGGGCGTACACCCTGATTTTCGCGGACGCGGCATTGCGAATGCGTTGATTAGCCGTCTGGAGAAAAAACTCATTGCCCGCGGCTGTCCGAAGATCCACCTGATGGTGCGTGAGGACAATGATGCCGTGATCGGCATGTATGAAAAACTCGACTATGAGATCGTCGATAGCGTCACGCTGGGAAAACGCCTGATTGAAGATCGGGAATATTGA
- the hemF gene encoding oxygen-dependent coproporphyrinogen oxidase yields MSDVNAVKHFLLSLQKDICQQLAALDGGADFAEDEWQRAEGGGGCSRVLSGGRVFERAGVNFSHVTGKSLPPSASTHRPDLAGRSFQAMGVSLVIHPLSPYIPTSHANVRLFIAEKPGEEPVWWFGGGFDLTPYYGFKEDAVHWHQTAHDLCQPFGDEVYPRYKKWCDDYFFLKHRNEARGIGGLFFDDLNEPDFATSFAFIRAVGNGFLDGYLPIVERRKDLPWGEREREFQLYRRGRYVEFNLIWDRGTLFGLQSGGRTESILMSMPPLARWEYQHQPEPGSPEALLYQDFLPARDWLAESHTHNKEA; encoded by the coding sequence ATGTCTGACGTCAACGCGGTAAAACATTTTTTGCTTAGCTTACAGAAGGATATCTGTCAGCAGCTTGCAGCGCTCGATGGCGGAGCTGATTTCGCCGAGGATGAATGGCAGCGTGCCGAAGGCGGCGGCGGATGCAGTCGCGTGCTGTCCGGCGGGCGCGTCTTTGAACGAGCCGGCGTAAACTTTTCCCACGTTACCGGTAAGTCATTGCCGCCTTCAGCCAGCACCCATCGTCCCGATCTGGCGGGCCGCAGCTTTCAGGCGATGGGCGTGTCGCTGGTCATTCACCCACTGAGCCCTTACATCCCCACCAGCCATGCTAATGTACGCCTGTTTATCGCCGAGAAACCGGGAGAAGAACCCGTCTGGTGGTTTGGCGGCGGGTTCGATCTCACGCCCTATTATGGTTTCAAAGAGGATGCGGTGCACTGGCACCAGACCGCTCACGACCTATGTCAGCCGTTCGGTGACGAGGTATACCCGCGCTATAAAAAGTGGTGCGACGATTACTTCTTCCTAAAACACCGTAACGAAGCACGCGGTATCGGCGGGCTCTTTTTCGACGATCTCAACGAGCCAGATTTTGCTACCAGCTTCGCCTTCATTCGTGCCGTCGGTAACGGGTTCCTCGATGGCTATCTGCCCATCGTCGAGCGGCGTAAAGACCTGCCGTGGGGAGAGCGCGAGCGCGAATTCCAGCTCTATCGTCGTGGTCGCTATGTGGAATTTAACCTGATTTGGGATCGCGGAACGCTGTTTGGCCTGCAAAGCGGCGGACGCACCGAGTCAATTTTGATGTCCATGCCGCCGCTGGCGCGCTGGGAATATCAGCACCAGCCTGAGCCGGGTAGTCCAGAAGCCCTGCTGTATCAAGATTTTTTACCGGCCAGAGACTGGCTGGCAGAAAGTCACACGCACAACAAGGAAGCATAA
- a CDS encoding YaiI/YqxD family protein: MQIWVDADACPNVIKDVLFRAADRTQTQVTLVANQTIKVPPSRFIRTLRVSSGFDVADNEIVRRVEAGDLVITADIPLAAEVIEKGGAALNPRGERYTPDTIRERLNMRDFMDTMRASGIQTGGPSALSQRDRQQFANELDKWLQQAKKS, translated from the coding sequence ATGCAGATTTGGGTCGATGCCGACGCCTGTCCGAACGTCATCAAAGACGTGTTATTTCGCGCAGCGGATCGCACACAAACACAGGTCACGCTGGTTGCCAACCAGACCATAAAAGTGCCGCCATCGCGTTTTATCCGCACGCTGCGCGTCTCATCAGGTTTTGATGTCGCCGACAATGAAATTGTACGCCGCGTTGAAGCGGGCGATTTGGTGATCACCGCCGATATTCCGCTGGCAGCAGAAGTGATAGAAAAAGGCGGTGCCGCGTTGAACCCGCGCGGCGAGCGCTATACGCCGGATACCATTCGGGAACGGCTGAACATGCGGGATTTTATGGACACTATGCGCGCCAGCGGGATACAAACTGGTGGCCCCAGCGCATTAAGCCAGCGTGATCGTCAGCAGTTCGCTAATGAACTGGACAAGTGGTTACAGCAGGCGAAAAAATCGTAA
- the mtr gene encoding tryptophan permease: MATRAVQENTVEKSGTEKRLPSLFGGSMIIAGTIIGAGMFSLPVVMSGAWFFWSFAVLVFTWFCMYHSGLMILEANLNYPTGSSFDTLTKDLLGQRWNVVNGISIAFVLYILTYAYISASGSIIHHTLAEMSIDFSARIGGFLFALFVALTVWWSTAAVSRMTAFFLAAKVLTFFMTFGSLLWNVKPVVLLNVAEEAPSYLPYVLMTLPFCLASFGFHGNVPSLVKHYGREPQIIKRCLFIGSVLALAMYTIWLIGTMGNIARPDFIGIAERGGNIDVLVQALGGVLNSPYLDVLLTVFSNFAVACSFLGVTLGLFDYLADLLKFDDSRMGRAKTALVTFLPPVIGGLLYPNGFIYAIGFAGLAATVWAVITPALLARASRVRFGSPLFRVRGGNAMIALVLLFGIGTALIHILSSFDLLPVYR, encoded by the coding sequence ATGGCAACACGCGCAGTGCAAGAAAATACGGTAGAAAAAAGCGGTACAGAAAAACGTCTTCCTTCGCTGTTTGGCGGGTCGATGATTATTGCAGGGACGATTATTGGTGCCGGGATGTTTTCCCTGCCGGTGGTGATGTCGGGGGCCTGGTTTTTCTGGTCATTTGCCGTGCTGGTGTTTACCTGGTTTTGTATGTATCACTCGGGTCTGATGATACTGGAAGCCAACCTCAATTATCCGACTGGCTCCAGCTTTGATACGTTGACTAAAGATCTGCTGGGTCAGCGCTGGAATGTCGTTAACGGCATATCGATCGCCTTCGTCCTCTATATTCTGACTTACGCTTACATTTCGGCGAGTGGTTCAATCATCCATCACACGCTAGCTGAGATGTCGATCGATTTCTCCGCCCGAATCGGCGGCTTCCTGTTTGCGCTGTTTGTCGCGCTAACCGTGTGGTGGAGTACTGCGGCAGTCAGCCGCATGACGGCTTTTTTCCTGGCGGCGAAGGTTCTGACCTTTTTCATGACGTTCGGCAGTCTGCTGTGGAATGTTAAGCCCGTTGTTTTACTCAATGTGGCGGAGGAAGCACCGAGCTATCTTCCGTATGTGCTGATGACGCTGCCATTCTGCCTGGCGTCTTTCGGCTTCCACGGCAACGTTCCCAGTCTGGTGAAGCACTACGGCCGTGAACCGCAAATCATCAAACGCTGTTTGTTTATTGGCAGCGTACTGGCGCTGGCGATGTATACCATCTGGCTGATTGGCACGATGGGGAATATCGCTCGTCCTGACTTCATCGGGATTGCCGAACGGGGCGGGAATATTGATGTGCTGGTGCAGGCGTTGGGCGGGGTGTTGAATAGTCCTTATCTGGACGTGTTGCTCACCGTCTTTTCCAACTTTGCCGTTGCCTGTTCGTTTCTCGGCGTAACGCTGGGGCTGTTCGATTATCTGGCGGATTTGCTGAAGTTTGACGATAGCCGGATGGGAAGAGCGAAAACGGCACTGGTGACTTTTCTTCCGCCTGTTATTGGCGGCCTGCTGTATCCGAACGGCTTTATTTATGCGATTGGTTTTGCCGGGCTGGCGGCGACGGTGTGGGCGGTGATTACGCCAGCGCTGCTGGCTCGCGCGTCGCGTGTCCGTTTCGGTAGCCCGCTGTTCCGCGTGCGCGGCGGCAATGCGATGATTGCGCTGGTGCTGTTATTTGGTATCGGCACCGCGCTGATACATATTCTTTCCAGCTTCGATTTACTGCCAGTTTATCGCTAA
- the maeB gene encoding NADP-dependent oxaloacetate-decarboxylating malate dehydrogenase codes for MDEQLKQSALDFHQYPIPGKIQVSPTKPLATQRDLALAYSPGVAAPCLEIAEDPLAAYKYTARGNLVAVISNGTAVLGLGNIGALAGKPVMEGKGVLFKKFSGIDVFDIEVDELDPDKLIDVIAALEPTFGGINLEDIKAPECFYIEKKLRERMKIPVFHDDQHGTAIICTAAVLNGLRVVEKNISDVRLVVSGAGAASIACLNLLVALGLQKHNIVVCDSRGVIYHGRDENMEETKAAYAVEDNGARKLADVIPDADIFLGCSGPGVLTQDMVKTMAPRPLIMALANPEPEILPPLAKEVRPDAIICTGRSDYPNQVNNVLCFPFIFRGALDVGATTINEEMKLACVHAIADLALAEQSEVVASAYGDQDLSFGPDYLIPKPFDPRLIIKIAPAVAKAAMDSGVATRPIEDFDAYIEKLTQFVYKTNLFMKPIFAQARQQPKRVVFAEGEDARVLHATQELVTLGLAFPILIGRPSVIEMRLQKLGLQLTIGKDFEVVNNESDPRFKEYWSEYFQLMKRRGVSQEKAQRAVIGNPTLIGAIMVHRGEADALICGTIGTYEEHFDVVEKVFGYREGVHAAGAMNALMLPSGNTFIADTYVNADPTPEQLAEITLMAAESVRRFGIEPKVALLSHSSFGTSDSPTAQKMRATLALVNKLAPELEIDGEMHGDAALVEAIRREQMPDSPLKGSANILIMPNMESARISYNLLRVSSSEGVTVGPVLMGISKPVHILTPIASVRRIVNMVALAVVEAQTQPL; via the coding sequence ATGGATGAACAGCTAAAGCAAAGCGCCCTTGATTTCCACCAGTATCCGATCCCCGGAAAAATTCAGGTTTCCCCGACGAAGCCGCTGGCGACGCAGCGCGATCTGGCATTGGCGTATTCTCCCGGTGTCGCCGCACCCTGTCTGGAAATTGCGGAAGATCCGCTGGCAGCCTACAAATATACTGCGCGCGGCAATCTGGTCGCCGTGATCTCTAACGGAACCGCCGTTCTCGGCCTCGGCAATATCGGTGCACTGGCCGGTAAGCCAGTAATGGAAGGTAAAGGCGTTCTGTTCAAAAAATTCTCCGGCATTGATGTTTTCGATATCGAAGTCGATGAACTGGACCCAGACAAGCTGATCGACGTGATCGCTGCGCTGGAGCCGACGTTCGGCGGTATCAATCTGGAAGACATCAAGGCACCGGAGTGCTTCTACATCGAGAAGAAACTGCGTGAGCGCATGAAGATTCCCGTCTTCCATGACGATCAGCACGGCACGGCGATCATCTGTACTGCCGCGGTTCTGAACGGCCTGCGCGTAGTAGAAAAAAATATTTCTGACGTGCGTCTGGTGGTATCCGGTGCTGGCGCGGCGTCTATCGCCTGTCTGAACCTGCTGGTGGCGCTGGGCCTTCAGAAGCACAACATTGTCGTATGTGATTCGCGCGGCGTGATTTATCACGGCCGTGATGAAAACATGGAAGAAACTAAAGCGGCCTATGCAGTAGAAGATAACGGCGCGCGCAAACTGGCAGACGTGATCCCTGATGCGGATATCTTCCTCGGCTGCTCCGGCCCTGGCGTACTGACGCAGGATATGGTGAAAACCATGGCGCCGCGTCCGCTGATCATGGCATTGGCAAACCCTGAACCGGAAATTCTGCCGCCGCTGGCGAAAGAAGTGCGCCCAGATGCGATTATCTGTACCGGTCGTTCGGACTATCCGAATCAGGTGAATAACGTCCTGTGCTTCCCGTTCATCTTCCGCGGTGCACTGGATGTGGGTGCGACCACGATTAACGAAGAGATGAAGCTGGCTTGCGTGCACGCGATTGCCGATCTGGCGCTGGCGGAGCAGAGTGAAGTGGTGGCCTCTGCCTATGGCGATCAGGATCTGTCATTCGGGCCGGATTATCTGATTCCGAAACCGTTCGACCCGCGTTTGATCATCAAGATCGCACCGGCCGTGGCAAAGGCGGCGATGGATTCTGGCGTAGCGACGCGCCCCATCGAGGATTTCGATGCCTACATCGAAAAACTGACCCAGTTCGTCTACAAAACTAACCTGTTCATGAAACCGATCTTCGCACAGGCGCGTCAGCAGCCGAAGCGTGTGGTATTCGCGGAAGGGGAAGATGCGCGCGTGCTGCATGCTACGCAAGAGCTGGTAACGCTGGGTCTGGCGTTCCCGATTCTGATCGGCCGCCCGAGCGTGATTGAAATGCGTCTGCAAAAACTGGGGCTGCAACTGACCATCGGTAAAGATTTCGAAGTGGTTAACAACGAATCGGATCCGCGCTTCAAAGAATACTGGAGCGAGTATTTCCAACTGATGAAACGTCGCGGTGTGTCGCAGGAAAAAGCACAACGCGCGGTGATCGGCAACCCAACGCTGATTGGTGCCATCATGGTTCACCGTGGCGAAGCGGATGCGCTGATTTGCGGCACGATTGGCACCTATGAAGAGCATTTCGATGTGGTTGAGAAAGTATTCGGCTACCGCGAGGGCGTGCATGCGGCGGGGGCGATGAACGCGCTGATGCTGCCGAGCGGCAATACCTTTATCGCTGATACCTACGTCAACGCAGATCCAACGCCGGAACAGTTGGCGGAAATTACCCTGATGGCGGCAGAAAGCGTGCGTCGTTTCGGTATCGAGCCGAAAGTCGCGCTGCTGTCGCACTCCAGCTTCGGCACCTCGGATTCTCCGACGGCGCAGAAGATGCGGGCAACGCTGGCGCTGGTCAATAAACTGGCACCGGAACTGGAGATTGACGGCGAGATGCATGGCGACGCCGCGCTGGTGGAAGCGATCCGCCGCGAGCAGATGCCGGACAGCCCGCTGAAAGGCTCGGCTAACATCCTGATCATGCCGAATATGGAGTCTGCGCGTATCAGCTATAACCTGCTGCGCGTGTCGTCTTCAGAGGGCGTGACGGTGGGGCCGGTACTGATGGGGATCTCGAAGCCGGTACACATCCTGACGCCAATTGCTTCAGTACGTCGGATCGTGAACATGGTGGCGCTGGCAGTGGTGGAAGCGCAAACTCAGCCGCTGTAA
- a CDS encoding sugar-binding transcriptional regulator, with product MSEFDSDSELLTEIAVAYYENQQTQEEIASRFGISRIKVGRLLKRARAEGIVEINVRYHPVFSSQLEQQFIKSFGIKRVLIAIDHHDEDEQRQQVASLVSTYLSSILKNGMSVAVGQGRNVAAVASHVGVFPERHCKFICGIGGTQRDGELIDADHISRHLARKFNATSETLYAPAYVENSALKSSFMQNRLINDTLERASKADIALVGLGDMNENSFMVQLGWFTSQEIITARQDEGVVGDIAGYAFLDIQGRPVDTVMNDRVIGLSLDQLRKIPYVIAIASENTKATAILAALRSGIVDVIATSASNARTVLSLISAKH from the coding sequence ATGAGTGAATTTGATTCAGACAGTGAATTACTAACGGAAATAGCCGTCGCGTATTATGAAAATCAACAAACGCAGGAAGAGATTGCCAGCCGCTTTGGTATCTCGCGTATCAAAGTCGGACGTTTGTTGAAGCGGGCGCGGGCGGAAGGGATCGTTGAAATCAATGTCCGCTATCATCCGGTATTTAGCTCTCAGCTTGAACAACAGTTTATTAAGAGCTTTGGCATCAAGCGTGTGTTGATTGCGATCGATCACCATGATGAGGATGAACAGCGCCAGCAGGTGGCATCGCTGGTGTCTACTTACTTGTCCAGTATTTTAAAAAATGGCATGTCCGTGGCGGTCGGGCAGGGGCGCAATGTGGCTGCTGTCGCCAGTCATGTGGGCGTGTTTCCTGAACGGCACTGCAAGTTCATCTGTGGCATTGGCGGCACGCAGCGTGATGGAGAACTGATCGATGCCGATCATATCAGCCGTCATCTGGCGCGGAAATTTAATGCTACGAGCGAAACGCTGTACGCGCCCGCTTATGTTGAAAATTCGGCGCTGAAATCCTCCTTTATGCAAAACCGTTTGATCAATGACACGCTTGAGCGTGCAAGCAAAGCGGATATTGCGCTGGTGGGATTAGGCGATATGAACGAAAACAGTTTCATGGTTCAGCTCGGCTGGTTTACCTCGCAGGAGATTATTACGGCACGCCAGGATGAGGGGGTGGTCGGCGATATCGCCGGGTATGCTTTTCTGGATATTCAGGGGCGGCCTGTGGATACGGTGATGAACGATAGAGTCATCGGGCTGAGTCTCGATCAGTTACGCAAGATCCCTTATGTGATAGCGATCGCCTCTGAAAACACCAAAGCAACGGCGATTCTGGCTGCGCTGCGTTCTGGCATTGTGGATGTGATCGCCACCAGCGCCAGCAATGCCCGTACGGTGTTGAGTTTGATCTCCGCCAAACACTAG